In Bradysia coprophila strain Holo2 unplaced genomic scaffold, BU_Bcop_v1 contig_358, whole genome shotgun sequence, one DNA window encodes the following:
- the LOC119081399 gene encoding flocculation protein FLO11 isoform X2, with product MESMRRGEANHSHHPNKVAINNLATDSNKQANTSSVSGSTLNNNKISFNNQQQQTTVSSESKESNFEYDDNEWDVGGIGDLIIDLDNDIEQSSGSSVQQISSDISSSSSSIASLSSPSSSSIANKSSNTQQKQTQPKVSSSTTNVLNSLVASRPNKTAFASVAPKQQLPINTSTSVISSKTQLTSSKQSQPSQQHPPSPTTPTTPQSALIAQLNSNRQIGFVDANQKSTSENMSSTPSGQGAGKAGTKISIDHQSLKMKIKRTKPGTKTSEAKHEIVKADMQNGAISADDSSSSTSSSGKSQRTPLTSSPAILTAGATTAATSANSTPQTTKRGLSGHRRDKTKEKTSHSQRDKNDQLSSQQQSHNNSSSQNNDRTCTCSHDGQVNGSTQAPCSNGSCIRNRTMDTTNVPLVQRISSNSQSNLNSTNSNSTPLAAGVIPTGIFAASSITAGGVQLPSSGTTNANAPGPPKDAKIATNLLHPTPVQLPTSIPSTTISNIQQQTTASTTSTTTTATSSTLMKSSSTSSSSIAPSSVNSSSNSSSSSASNCEESTSPPPAKKIKFEPKEMVDVCVGTSVGTITEPDCLGPCEPGTSVTLEGIVWHETEGGVLVVNVTWRGKTYVGTLMDCTRHEWAPPRFCDSPTEELDSRTPKGRGKRGRSAAQQPSNDLSNFTETRSSVHSKLRNGGAKGRGGRTTTTTGTPTSTTNTTTTTTATTTSTSTNSSSSNSGSNTSSNTPSTSPTSFLPPRPEKRKSKDESPSPVNGESETKSLINPLTGLNVQIPAKKVKTTAPCAISPVLLECPEQDCSKKYKHANGLKYHQSHAHGAGSMDEDSQQPESPRVAPPTTPSPAPTTPQPTLQTGQTLSSSPPSTPLSNSNSNSTSGQTLPTQEPSTPTPSSPLPASTTPSIPITTTVSNTPITAGLLTPVTLTVSGTTQPQLLSHPVAGGSITTGVAGPGLQQQQQQPILATNPSLSDSNMSPIPASPQQQPLISSGIVQTPTRADVPGKIKTGVLRFGPAPEEMNRLSNSSGVTTPTALSQSPLRATPLSSMTRLAGSTTPESTLQPSDYSTANQSNVSSIPIVGSKSQKKRKEGSGIDYESSSSNRDDVQSPAYSDISDDSTPVVDSDLMDKTQSSKHPESVKKITDGPPAQIGPLSGYNMFPFYPQQPYLPPEHQGMNKPPSLNPSAVQDYNKVKEPPLDLMTKPSSNSQDPLALSKENSSASPQAPPSKFMGSYYPYNYIPPGYPSYNLDPNYGAVSMVSDDSKMSNQQQQPSSLKEERLKENPSPNEHPKMQPQLMPTKLIKTETSVTKDSKQDPVGHSMHQQKDHGHSMGSYPMYARHGMNVPPPQQPQHMSREEELRRYYMTYPDQRRSSTSSNSSSTNLQPTHIKVEEPPSPSAQSLQNPPTPDSRQSSQIGQVPPSPQQLTQQQQQQQQQQQQQQQQSQQQQNQQQHRSSSQKSSSQKSSSLLKDIKSEEKEMIKIKQEGQKPTMETQGPPPPPTSQYYIHPSYMGPGPFGFDGGHPMYRNMIVPGTPYNPSPYHLQMARFHAPEDLSRNPNTKALDLLQHHASQYYQSHKIHELSERALKSPNSNAKVSVSSPNVPQQNSASTQGGIPPTNTGSSSLNLQPPPTSIPPLGSGGISLGSQKGSDKPGSEPSIKDGPGGRSPPTQRHVHTHHHTHVGLGYPMYPAPYGDCKPFS from the exons ATGGAGTCAATGAGACGAGGTGAGGCGAATCACAGCCACCACCCGAATAAG GTGGCCATTAACAATCTAGCAACGGATAGCAATAAACAAGCGAATACTAGCAGTGTTAGTGGCAGTACtttaaacaataacaaaattagCTTTAataatcaacaacaacaaacaacgGTATCGTCAGAATCAAAAGAAAGTAATTTTGAATACGACGACAACGAATGGGATGTAGGTGGAATTGGTGATTTAATTATTGATCTAGACAATGATATTGAACAATCGTCTGGCAGTAGTGTCCAACAAATTTCATCTGACATAAGTAGTTCTTCGTCTTCTATTGCAAGTTTATCCAGTCCATCTAGTTCGTCAATCGCGAATAAATCGTCTAATACGCAACAAAAGCAAACTCAACCGAAAGTCTCATCATCGACGACTAATGTCCTTAATTCTTTGGTAGCATCACGACCAAACAAAACGGCATTCGCGTCTGTAGCGCCCAAGCAACAACTACCTATAAATACATCAACATCTGTGATCTCATCTAAAACGCAACTAACTTCATCGAAACAATCTCAGCCCTCGCAACAACATCCGCCATCTCCAACTACGCCGACTACACCACAGTCAGCATTGATTGCTCAGCTGAATAGTAATCGGCAAATTGGTTTTGTGGACGCAAATCAAAAGTCGACTtctgaaaatatgtcgtcaaCGCCGAGCGGACAAGGAGCTGGCAAAGCTGGCACCAAAATATCGATAGACCACCaatcattaaaaatgaaaataaagagAACGAAACCAGGCACCAAAACATCGGAAGCGAAACATGAAATTGTCAAGGCAGACATGCAAAATGGTGCAATATCAGCCGATGATAGCAGTAGTTCAACAAGTTCAAGTGGAAAAAGTCAACGAACTCCGTTAACATCTAGTCCGGCCATTTTGACAGCAGGTGCAACCACAGCTGCAACATCGGCCAATTCTACACCACAAACTACGAAGCGTGGTCTCAGCGGCCATCGGAGggataaaacaaaagaaaagaccTCGCACTCACAGCGCGACAAAAACGATCAATTGTCGTCGCAACAACAATCGCACAATAACAGTTCGTCACAAAATAACGATCGAACGTGTACCTGTTCACACGATGGCCAAGTGAATGGATCAACACAAGCACCTTGTTCGAATGGGTCGTGTATCCGAAATCGAACAATGGATACAACAAATGTGCCGCTCGTACAACGGATATCTTCCAACagtcaatcaaatttaaa TAgcacaaattcaaattctacaCCTCTGGCGGCAGGTGTAATACCAACCGGAATATTCGCTGCTAGTTCAATTACAGCTGGCGGTGTTCAATTGCCTTCCAGTGGCACAACAAATGCTAATGCTCCAGGACCGCCTAAAGATGCAAAG ATTGCCACTAATCTTCTTCATCCAACACCCGTACAATTGCCTACTTCTATACCATCTACAACCATTTCAAACATTCAACAGCAAACAACAGCGTCAACAACATCCACGACCACAACAGCGACGAGTTCTACATTGATGAAGTCTTCGTCAACATCTTCATCATCGATAGCACCGTCCTCGGTGAACTCATCATCGAATTCATCTTCGAGCAGCGCGTCGAACTGTGAAGAGAGTACGAGTCCGCCTCCAgcaaaaaagattaaatttgaacCGAAAGAAATGGTGGATGTATGTGTAGGCACATCTGTTGGTACAATAACCGAGCCAGACTGTCTGGGACCATGTGAACCTGGCACGTCTGTAACATTGGAAGGTATTGTATGGCATGAGACTGAGGGAGGAGTGCTCGTTGTTAATGTTACATGGAGAGGAAAGACTTATGTAGGCACGTTAATGGACTGTACGCGACACGAATGGGCTCCACCAAG ATTCTGTGATTCTCCAACGGAAGAGTTAGACTCTAGGACACCAAAAGGACGAGGTAAACGTGGTAGAAGTGCCGCACAACAACCGAGTAATGATCTGAGCAATTTTACCGAAACCCGAAGCTCT GTTCACAGTAAACTTCGGAATGGTGGGGCAAAGGGTCGTGGAGGAAGAACTACGACGACAACAGGGACACCGACATCGACAACAAATACGACTACTACGACAACAGCAACCACTACCTCGACTTCGACCAATTCGTCTTCGAGCAATTCAGGCAGCAATACCAGTTCCAATACACCGTCGACTTCACCGACTTCGTTTCTTCCACCGAGACCAGAAAAGCGAAAATCAAAAGACGAGAGTCCATCACCAGTGAACGGAGAAAGCGAAACAAAGAGCTTAATCAACCCATTGACAGGGTTAAATGTACAAATACCAGCAAAGAAAGTCAAAACAACAGCACCGTGTGCTATTTCACCTGTTCTATTAGAATGTCCAGAACAAGACTGCAGTAAGAAATACAAGCATGCTAATGGtttaaaatatcatcaaaGTCATGCACATGGAGCTGGCTCAATGGATGAGGATTCTCAGCAACCAGAATCACCAAGAGTGGCTCCACCCACAACGCCATCGCCTGCACCTACAACTCCTCAACCGACTCTACAGACTGGTCAAACATTGTCGTCATCTCCTCCATCGACGCCATTATCAAATTCGAATTCGAACTCAACATCAGGGCAAACGTTACCCACACAAGAACCATCAACGCCAACTCCATCATCTCCACTTCCTGCATCAACAACGCCTTCCATTCCAATCACAACTACGGTATCGAATACACCAATAACTGCTGGACTGTTGACTCCAGTTACCTTAACAGTATCAGGAACAACACAACCACAACTATTATCTCATCCTGTCGCTGGAGGTAGTATCACAACGGGTGTCGCTGGTCCTGggttacaacaacaacaacagcaaccaATTTTAGCAACTAATCCATCGCTATCAGATTCGAATATGTCCCCTATACCCGCTTCTCCACAGCAACAGCCATTAATCAGTAGCGGAATTGTACAAACACCGACGCGTGCTGATGTACCAGGAAAAA TCAAAACGGGTGTGCTACGCTTCGGACCTGCACCCGAAGAAATGAACCGTTTGTCAAATTCATCTGGTGTCACAACACCAACAGCATTGAGTCAATCTCCATTACGTGCAACACCATTGTCCTCCATGACTCGATTGGCTGGATCTACCACACCTGAATCGACTCTTCAACCATCAGATTACAGCACAGCCAATCAATCAAATGTTTCATCTATTCCAATCGTTGGATCGAAGTCGcagaaaaaacgaaaagaggGTAGTGGCATTGACTACGAAAGTTCTTCCTCGAACAGAGATGATGTTCAAAGTCCCGCATACAGTGATATTTCCGATGATTCAACACCTGTTGTTGATTCAGATTTGATGG ATAAAACTCAAAGTTCCAAACATCCGGAAAGTGTTAAAAAGATTACCGACGGCCCACCAGCTCAAATTGGACCATTGAGTGGTTACAATATGTTTCCATTTTACCCGCAACAACCTTACTTACCGCCAGAACATCAGGGCATGAACAAACCTCCTTCGCTGAATCCAAGTGCTGTTCAAGACTACAATAAGGTCAAAGAACCACCATTGGATTTGATGACGAAACCATCGAGTAATTCGCAAGATCCGTTAGCCTTGTCCAAAGAAAATTCAAGTGCGAGTCCGCAGGCTCCACCAAGCAAATTCATGGGAAGTTATTACCCGTACAA CTACATACCACCTGGCTATCCATCCTATAATTTAGATCCGAATTACGGTGCTGTGTCAATGGTTTCGGATGATAGTAAAATGTCTAATCAACAGCAACAACCGTCTTCGTTGAAAGAAGAACGACTGAAAGAAAATCCTAGTCCAAACGAACATCCGAAAATGCAACCACAG TTAATGCCAACGAAAttgatcaagactgaaacatcaGTAACAAAAGACTCGAAGCAAGATCCGGTTGGTCATTCTATGCACCAACAGAAGGATCACGGTCACTCGATGGGTTCATATCCAATGTATGCGAGACACGGAATGAATGTCCCTCCGCCACAGCAACCTCAACATATGAGTAGAGAGGAAGAATTGCGAAG GTATTATATGACGTATCCCGATCAACGGAGATCTAGCACATCCAGTAATTCGTCATCAACAAATCTTCAACCGACCCACATAAAAGTTGAAGAACCTCCATCTCCATCGGCGCAGTCCTTACAAAATCCACCAACACCGGATAGTCGGCAGTCATCACAAATTGGTCAGGTTCCACCATCTCCGCAACAATtgacacaacaacaacaacagcagcagcagcaacaacaacaacaacagcagcaatcgcagcaacaacaaaatcagCAGCAACATCGCAGCTCGTCACAAAAATCGTCATCACAAAAGTCGTCATCACTCCTCAAGGACATTAAAAGCGAAGAGAaggaaatgataaaaataaagcAAGAAGGTCAAAAGCCTACTATGGAAACTCAAGGACCACCTCCACCGCCAACATCTCAATATTATATCCATCCATCGTATATGGGACCAGGGCCATTTGGTTTTGATGGCGGCCATCCGATGTATCGAAATATGATTGTACCTGGTACTCCATATAATCCGTCACCATATCATCTTCAAATGGCTCGATTTCATGCACCCGAAGATCTGTCACGGAATCCAAACACAAAAGCATTAGATTTACTGCAACACCATGCCAGTCAGTACTATCAATCACACAAAATACATGAGCTGAGCGAACGTGCGTTAAAGAGTCCGAATAGCAACGCGAAAGTCAGTGTGTCTAGTCCAAATGTACCGCAACAGAACAGTGCCAGTACGCAAGGTGGAATTCCACCAACAAATACAGGAAGCAGTAGTTTAAATTTGCAACCCCCGCCCACTTCAATTCCGCCACTTGGTAGCGGGGGAATATCTTTAGGCTCACAAAAAGGTTCCGATAAACCAGGCAGTGAACCTTCCATTAAAGATGGTCCTGGTGGACGAAGCCCGCCAACCCAACGACATGTGCATACACATCATCACACACACGTTGGCCTTGGTTATCCCATGTATCCTGCACCATACGGAG ATTGTAAACCGTTTAGTTAG